Proteins co-encoded in one Flavobacterium sp. M31R6 genomic window:
- a CDS encoding recombinase family protein — translation MKRAIRYLRFSQLGQSNGSIERQELYTDQYLQYNNIQLVDSFIDRGKSAKTFDRPDFIKLQAFIAKHYKSVDYLLVDQLDRFSRDAGEAMNMVKQFQKKYSIQIISVTEGIVFDYDTPGSFFRAGLQLLLAEEDNINRSIKVRGGLYTARAKEGRFLTREKPFGYTKVGEGKQRHLEVNEMEAKIVRLIYDMFLRNVPLYKIKEIAYQSGFDRKGNMAIDRVLANPVYAGLVKVESFKDLPGGLFPAIHEPIVDKITWTMVQSKMKKEDKIKVTVDDEIPLRGVVKCHCGTPLTGAPSRGKSGKYFYYYKCKHSKHNNISAVKAHEQFLNACDLMSVSERQIKDIRDGSYASIEQEVKTNKKKAVDKKNELEEIQQRLNAVEEKWFRDEINKDTYERWYSTYSDHILTLTASIERLNINQGKAFEILESNLDLLGDIRHIYNKSGTLQKREFVNMVFDGNLYYQEGIYRTPTMMEIFSHNASKMEEKGYLLYKKKRDNISVIPQSGR, via the coding sequence ATGAAGAGGGCGATTAGATATTTAAGATTTAGTCAGTTAGGGCAAAGTAATGGCTCGATTGAAAGACAGGAATTGTATACCGACCAGTACCTGCAATATAATAATATTCAGTTGGTGGATTCCTTCATCGACAGGGGTAAAAGTGCCAAGACTTTTGACCGTCCTGATTTTATAAAATTACAAGCATTCATTGCTAAACATTATAAATCAGTGGATTACCTGCTTGTAGACCAGCTTGACCGATTCAGCAGAGATGCGGGGGAAGCTATGAACATGGTTAAACAATTTCAAAAAAAATACAGTATACAGATTATCAGCGTGACCGAAGGGATAGTCTTTGATTATGATACACCAGGAAGCTTTTTCAGGGCAGGCTTGCAATTACTGCTTGCCGAAGAAGACAATATCAACAGGAGTATAAAAGTGCGTGGCGGACTCTATACAGCCCGTGCTAAAGAAGGTCGTTTTCTTACCAGAGAGAAACCTTTCGGCTATACTAAAGTTGGAGAAGGAAAACAGAGACATCTCGAAGTAAATGAGATGGAAGCTAAAATTGTCCGATTAATTTATGATATGTTCCTTCGTAATGTGCCATTATATAAAATCAAGGAAATAGCTTACCAGTCAGGTTTTGACAGAAAAGGCAATATGGCTATTGACCGTGTGCTGGCAAATCCTGTTTATGCAGGACTCGTAAAGGTTGAGTCGTTCAAGGATCTGCCAGGAGGTCTTTTTCCAGCCATTCACGAGCCAATAGTGGATAAGATAACATGGACAATGGTGCAGTCCAAAATGAAAAAGGAAGATAAGATAAAAGTAACCGTTGATGATGAGATACCATTAAGAGGCGTTGTAAAATGTCATTGCGGTACACCTCTTACAGGTGCTCCTTCCCGTGGAAAATCTGGAAAATACTTCTACTATTATAAATGCAAGCATTCCAAACATAACAATATAAGTGCTGTAAAAGCACATGAGCAGTTCTTAAACGCCTGCGACCTAATGAGTGTTTCAGAAAGACAGATTAAGGATATAAGAGATGGCAGTTATGCTTCAATTGAGCAGGAAGTAAAAACAAACAAGAAAAAGGCTGTAGACAAAAAAAATGAACTTGAAGAAATACAGCAGAGATTAAATGCTGTAGAAGAAAAATGGTTCAGGGATGAAATAAATAAAGATACTTACGAAAGATGGTATTCTACATATAGTGATCATATCCTGACTCTTACAGCATCGATAGAAAGACTCAACATAAATCAAGGTAAAGCTTTTGAGATTTTAGAAAGTAATCTGGATTTATTGGGAGATATAAGACATATCTACAACAAATCAGGTACTTTGCAGAAACGAGAGTTTGTGAACATGGTGTTCGATGGCAACTTATACTATCAAGAGGGTATATATCGAACACCTACAATGATGGAGATATTTTCTCATAATGCCAGTAAAATGGAGGAAAAAGGATATCTTTTATACAAAAAAAAGAGGGACAACATTTCTGTTATCCCTCAAAGTGGGCGATGA
- the mobA gene encoding conjugal transfer protein MobA — MENKETKNPHKGGRPSKIDPAVYRYSISLTAEENTRFLTLFEVSGMHVMAHFITACVFQKGIKTVKIDKATMDYYMRLTSFYSQFRAVGVNYNQVVKILYQKFSEKKASAYLYKLEKQTAEFAVLSKKIIQLTEEFEEKHLKKKS, encoded by the coding sequence ATGGAAAATAAAGAAACAAAGAACCCGCATAAAGGAGGCAGACCTTCTAAAATAGATCCCGCCGTTTACCGTTATTCTATAAGTCTTACTGCAGAAGAAAATACTCGTTTTCTGACTCTTTTTGAAGTATCAGGAATGCATGTAATGGCGCACTTTATTACAGCGTGTGTTTTTCAAAAAGGAATAAAAACAGTTAAGATCGATAAAGCAACAATGGATTATTATATGCGCCTGACCTCCTTTTACAGCCAGTTTCGAGCTGTTGGAGTAAATTACAATCAGGTTGTGAAGATTCTATATCAAAAATTTTCAGAAAAGAAAGCTTCTGCTTATCTGTACAAATTGGAAAAGCAGACAGCGGAATTTGCTGTTCTATCCAAAAAAATCATACAGCTCACAGAGGAATTTGAGGAAAAGCATCTAAAAAAAAAGTCTTGA
- a CDS encoding nucleotidyl transferase AbiEii/AbiGii toxin family protein: MLYKETVTEEMWELLQRLMKDEKLKEFNLVGGTALSLMIGHRLSIDLDLFSTQDFDVQCMLAHLSSQHPVTIRDLFDNTMLLNIGKVKVDILAHKYPWQEAIQTEQGIRLVSLHDIGAMKLHAIFQNGTRIKDFVDMYFLLEHHPLKTYLDAYQNKYNGNPALASHSLLHHENIDREEKVKLLKGKETNWNKMTQRLKKAVFNPSFNFSEPKNQIPSPNKRRGFRR, encoded by the coding sequence ATGCTCTACAAAGAAACAGTTACCGAGGAGATGTGGGAACTTCTCCAAAGGCTTATGAAAGATGAAAAACTGAAGGAATTTAATCTTGTAGGAGGCACTGCCTTAAGCCTAATGATAGGACATCGATTAAGTATCGATTTGGATCTATTCTCCACACAGGATTTTGATGTACAATGTATGCTTGCGCATTTAAGCAGTCAACATCCTGTTACAATAAGGGATCTATTTGACAATACAATGCTTTTAAATATAGGTAAGGTTAAAGTAGATATTCTAGCCCATAAATATCCATGGCAGGAAGCGATTCAAACCGAGCAGGGAATTAGACTGGTATCTTTACATGACATAGGTGCTATGAAGCTACATGCTATATTTCAAAACGGCACAAGAATAAAAGATTTTGTGGATATGTATTTTCTTTTGGAACATCATCCCCTTAAAACTTATTTAGATGCTTACCAAAACAAATACAATGGAAATCCCGCACTAGCTTCTCATTCCTTACTCCATCATGAAAATATAGACAGAGAAGAAAAAGTTAAACTCCTGAAAGGAAAAGAAACCAACTGGAACAAAATGACCCAGCGTCTAAAAAAAGCAGTTTTCAATCCTTCTTTTAATTTTTCCGAGCCAAAAAATCAAATTCCTTCACCCAATAAAAGACGTGGATTTAGGAGATAG
- a CDS encoding helix-turn-helix domain-containing protein codes for MSTLTKPNHIGRKISRIRELKDMKQEALAQALGTNQQAVSVMENSETIEEEKLMEVAKALGVSVEAIKNFSEEGVFNYFNTFNEAVANNNFGRQDTCNFNPLDKVVELYERLVQSEKDKVEYLEKLLKAK; via the coding sequence ATGAGTACATTAACAAAACCAAATCACATAGGACGAAAAATCAGTCGTATTCGTGAATTAAAAGACATGAAACAGGAAGCACTGGCGCAGGCTTTAGGAACAAACCAGCAGGCTGTTTCTGTTATGGAAAACAGCGAGACGATAGAAGAAGAAAAACTTATGGAAGTAGCAAAAGCTTTGGGCGTAAGCGTGGAAGCAATTAAGAATTTTTCAGAAGAAGGTGTGTTTAATTATTTCAATACCTTTAATGAGGCTGTTGCAAATAATAATTTTGGGCGACAAGACACTTGTAACTTTAATCCACTAGATAAAGTGGTAGAACTTTACGAACGTTTGGTTCAGTCCGAAAAAGATAAAGTCGAATATTTGGAAAAATTACTAAAAGCGAAATAG
- a CDS encoding DUF3293 domain-containing protein: MNIENIHLAFLNTTFRILSIPIIDVRIAKTIPELNYLNSWVFLTARNPLPKILSEAENKRRNLELEEDIMALDLQYKIGVGISEDKKWQEDSFFIENCTEEKANELAIKYGQLAFVCGERNKPVSLVYTQKYNF, encoded by the coding sequence ATGAATATAGAAAATATACATCTGGCCTTTCTAAATACAACTTTTAGAATCCTGAGCATTCCCATAATTGATGTAAGAATCGCTAAAACAATACCAGAATTAAATTATTTGAATTCTTGGGTATTCCTCACAGCTAGGAATCCATTACCGAAAATTCTTTCTGAGGCAGAAAATAAACGTAGAAATTTAGAATTAGAGGAAGATATCATGGCTTTGGACTTACAATATAAAATAGGCGTAGGTATTTCCGAAGATAAAAAATGGCAAGAAGATAGTTTTTTCATAGAAAATTGTACAGAAGAAAAAGCCAATGAATTGGCAATAAAGTATGGTCAATTAGCATTTGTATGTGGAGAAAGAAATAAACCTGTTTCGCTAGTTTATACTCAAAAATATAACTTTTAA
- a CDS encoding phospholipase D-like domain-containing protein: MKSQAYFEKIHKQIEIRLQEADTSIRLAVAWFTDQRLFQLICEKAKSGVDVELIIANHEINQDSNINFRQLKESGGHVYWIGTGYRYEALMHNKFCIIDNHVLITGSYNWTQKAKSNHESITVIEDDDNLILDFNQEFDKIINKYFNKENTEVDWGKVIIRLETLLNVIRLEDEEDINYQSDKIKSLLPKKADDEKITTIISILNLCKKREYSNAVNAIQEFTRKYKQIAIYNDPMVPALQLEIRGLEFQVSSLEDEKTDIEKLISGYQSEYNIQLGDLIKKILLLKKQLAKYDVEQDKNNEEKQKEYDEASNDYDDFSKAHEENLKGPKPFELTEDKLKELKQNYRRATKLCHPDKVTDEQKEQAQRVFTELKTAYDNNDLEKVNDILTNLEKGIFKSQGETITQKDKLLIVKQELELKRKALEEALHKLKLSDTYQKISNLDDWETHFLNSKQKYASVLEALKNKYEKVSYGE, translated from the coding sequence ATGAAATCACAAGCATACTTCGAAAAAATACATAAACAAATTGAAATCCGATTGCAAGAAGCTGATACAAGTATTCGCCTTGCTGTAGCCTGGTTTACTGACCAAAGATTATTTCAATTAATTTGTGAAAAAGCAAAAAGTGGAGTTGATGTGGAATTAATAATTGCTAATCATGAGATAAATCAAGATAGTAACATTAATTTCAGACAACTGAAAGAAAGTGGGGGACATGTTTATTGGATAGGTACAGGCTATAGATATGAAGCTTTAATGCATAATAAATTCTGTATAATTGACAATCATGTTCTTATTACAGGCTCTTATAATTGGACACAAAAAGCAAAGTCAAATCACGAAAGTATTACCGTTATTGAAGATGATGATAATTTAATATTAGATTTTAATCAGGAATTTGATAAAATCATCAATAAGTATTTCAACAAAGAAAATACTGAAGTCGATTGGGGAAAGGTTATTATCCGATTAGAAACCTTGCTAAATGTTATTCGATTGGAAGACGAAGAAGATATAAATTATCAGTCTGATAAAATCAAAAGTTTATTACCCAAAAAAGCAGATGATGAAAAAATAACTACAATTATTTCGATTCTAAATCTTTGTAAAAAGAGAGAATATAGTAATGCTGTGAATGCAATTCAAGAATTTACTCGGAAATACAAACAAATAGCAATTTACAATGATCCTATGGTTCCGGCTTTGCAATTGGAAATTAGAGGATTGGAATTCCAAGTTTCAAGTTTAGAGGATGAAAAAACAGATATAGAAAAACTTATCTCTGGCTACCAATCTGAGTACAATATACAGCTTGGTGATTTGATTAAAAAAATACTTCTTCTAAAAAAACAATTGGCAAAATACGATGTTGAACAAGACAAAAATAACGAGGAAAAACAAAAAGAATACGATGAAGCATCCAATGATTACGATGATTTTTCCAAAGCACATGAAGAAAATTTAAAAGGGCCAAAACCATTTGAACTTACAGAGGATAAGCTAAAAGAGCTAAAACAAAACTACCGTAGAGCAACCAAACTGTGTCACCCAGATAAAGTAACCGATGAACAAAAAGAACAAGCACAAAGAGTTTTTACAGAACTAAAAACAGCCTACGACAATAATGATCTTGAAAAAGTAAATGATATATTAACAAACCTTGAAAAAGGAATTTTTAAATCACAGGGAGAAACCATTACCCAAAAAGACAAATTGCTTATAGTAAAACAGGAATTAGAATTAAAAAGAAAAGCATTGGAAGAAGCTCTTCACAAATTAAAATTAAGCGATACATATCAAAAAATTTCGAATTTGGATGATTGGGAAACTCATTTTCTAAACTCTAAACAAAAATATGCCAGTGTCTTGGAAGCTTTAAAAAATAAATACGAAAAAGTCAGTTATGGAGAATAA